A stretch of Actinomycetota bacterium DNA encodes these proteins:
- a CDS encoding LL-diaminopimelate aminotransferase, with product MRTARRIDAIPPYLFAEIDRKIAERKAAGVDVISFGVGDPDLPTPDFVVEELARAAGDPSTHQYPSYFGLPSFRRAIADFYRRRFGVELDPDTQVLPLIGSKEGIAHLPWAFVDPGDQVLVTEPGYPVYEVGTILAGGAPVHIPLTAADGWFPDFAAVDPATAPRAKLLWLCYPSNPTGAVATADQLQEAVRFAADRDLLLAYDNAYSEITYDGFVAPSVLQVPGAMDVALEFGSLSKIFNMTGWRIGWAVGSPVAIEALGRVKTNIDSGVFNAVQRAGVAALESGMPHLPGLLETYRRRRDRIMEVFWDAGWKVDAPKGALYVWLPTPPGESSVDFTARLLDEAGVVVAPGTGYGPSGEGYIRLSITIPDSRLDEGCERVRKALVGR from the coding sequence ATGCGCACCGCACGCCGCATCGACGCCATCCCGCCGTACCTGTTCGCCGAGATCGACCGGAAGATCGCCGAGCGCAAGGCGGCGGGGGTCGACGTCATCTCGTTCGGCGTCGGTGACCCCGACCTGCCCACCCCGGACTTCGTGGTCGAGGAGCTGGCCAGGGCGGCCGGCGACCCCTCGACCCACCAGTACCCGAGCTACTTCGGGCTGCCGTCGTTCCGGCGCGCGATCGCCGACTTCTACCGGCGCCGCTTCGGGGTCGAGCTCGACCCGGACACCCAGGTCCTGCCCCTGATCGGCTCCAAGGAGGGGATCGCCCACCTGCCGTGGGCGTTCGTCGACCCGGGCGACCAGGTGCTGGTGACCGAGCCCGGCTATCCCGTGTACGAGGTCGGGACGATCCTGGCCGGCGGCGCGCCGGTGCACATCCCGCTCACCGCCGCGGACGGCTGGTTCCCCGATTTCGCCGCCGTCGACCCGGCCACGGCGCCCCGGGCCAAGCTGCTGTGGCTCTGCTACCCGTCCAACCCGACCGGCGCGGTCGCCACCGCCGACCAGCTCCAGGAGGCGGTCCGGTTCGCGGCCGACCGCGACCTGCTGCTCGCCTACGACAACGCCTACTCCGAGATCACCTACGACGGCTTCGTCGCCCCGTCGGTCCTCCAGGTGCCGGGCGCCATGGACGTGGCCCTCGAGTTCGGCTCGCTGTCCAAGATCTTCAACATGACCGGCTGGCGGATCGGCTGGGCGGTCGGCAGCCCGGTGGCCATCGAGGCCCTCGGCCGGGTCAAGACCAACATCGACTCCGGCGTCTTCAACGCCGTGCAGCGGGCCGGGGTGGCCGCCCTGGAGAGCGGCATGCCGCACCTGCCCGGGCTGCTGGAGACCTACCGGCGCCGCCGCGACCGGATCATGGAGGTGTTCTGGGACGCCGGCTGGAAGGTCGACGCCCCCAAGGGCGCCCTGTACGTGTGGCTGCCGACCCCGCCGGGGGAGTCGAGCGTCGACTTCACCGCCCGGCTGCTGGACGAGGCCGGCGTGGTCGTCGCCCCCGGCACCGGCTACGGCCCGAGCGGCGAGGGCTACATCCGCCTCTCCATCACCATCCCCGACAGCCGCCTCGACGAGGGCTGCGAGCGGGTCCGCAAGGCGCTGGTCGGCCGCTAG